One genomic region from bacterium encodes:
- a CDS encoding alpha/beta hydrolase yields MPKSKPTALTQKNPGKLAQLIRLREGYVQSSDGTDIYYKSVGFGFPIMLCNGMGVSTFFWKYLENAFKNHFQVITWDYRGHGRSAPPKDPENVSVQALVEDCKAVIDELKIKKALFIGHSLGTQVVLEFYRRHARHVAGLVSCLGTFGRPMDYFYNSPLSKYIFEIFTALGVLFPKPSNFLSQLLIRNPFWYQLGGLLKMINTGMASKADAQLYVDHILSLEPSFFVKLSRSVQNHSAEDMLKKIKVPTLIIGADNDTFTPVWLAKKMHRVVPKSEMIIIKNGSHAALVEQPELINLRIEKFLRERILPYNTVGKDPLAKLAEEAS; encoded by the coding sequence GACCCAGAAGAACCCCGGCAAACTGGCCCAGCTCATCCGTTTGCGGGAGGGCTACGTCCAAAGCAGCGACGGCACCGACATTTATTATAAGTCGGTCGGCTTCGGCTTTCCCATCATGCTTTGCAACGGGATGGGGGTCTCGACCTTTTTTTGGAAGTACTTGGAGAACGCCTTCAAGAACCATTTCCAGGTCATCACCTGGGACTACCGGGGCCATGGCCGCTCGGCCCCGCCCAAAGACCCCGAAAACGTCAGCGTCCAGGCCCTGGTCGAGGACTGCAAGGCCGTCATCGACGAGCTCAAGATCAAGAAGGCCCTCTTCATCGGCCACAGCCTCGGCACCCAAGTGGTCTTGGAGTTCTACCGCCGCCATGCCCGCCACGTCGCGGGCCTCGTCTCCTGTTTGGGAACCTTCGGCCGGCCGATGGATTATTTTTATAATTCGCCGCTTTCCAAGTATATCTTCGAAATCTTCACCGCTTTGGGAGTGCTCTTTCCGAAGCCCAGCAATTTCCTCAGCCAGCTCCTGATCCGCAACCCCTTCTGGTATCAATTGGGCGGCTTGCTCAAGATGATCAACACCGGGATGGCGAGCAAGGCCGACGCCCAGCTCTACGTCGACCACATCTTGAGCCTCGAGCCCTCCTTCTTCGTGAAGCTGAGCCGCAGCGTTCAAAACCACAGCGCCGAGGACATGCTGAAGAAGATCAAGGTCCCCACCCTGATCATCGGCGCCGACAACGACACCTTCACCCCGGTTTGGCTGGCCAAGAAGATGCACCGGGTGGTGCCGAAGTCCGAGATGATCATCATCAAGAACGGCAGCCACGCCGCCTTGGTCGAGCAGCCGGAGCTGATCAACTTGCGGATCGAGAAGTTTCTGCGGGAAAGAATCCTGCCTTATAACACGGTCGGCAAGGACCCACTGGCCAAGCTGGCCGAAGAGGCCTCCTGA
- a CDS encoding metalloregulator ArsR/SmtB family transcription factor, with protein sequence MRTLTDETLDQVAVFLKNMAEPTRLKILRCLHDGEKTVSEIIEETGANQSNVSRHLALLTAGRIVAFRKNGTSVFYKISDPNITAICDTVCRSIAERIRQERAMLKNIQKGIAS encoded by the coding sequence ATGAGGACCCTGACCGACGAGACCTTGGATCAAGTGGCGGTTTTTTTGAAAAACATGGCCGAGCCGACCCGGCTGAAAATCTTGCGTTGCCTGCACGACGGCGAAAAGACCGTCTCCGAAATCATCGAGGAGACCGGCGCCAACCAATCGAACGTCTCCCGGCACCTGGCCCTGTTGACGGCGGGCCGCATCGTCGCCTTCCGCAAGAACGGAACCTCGGTCTTTTACAAGATATCCGACCCCAACATCACGGCCATTTGCGACACGGTCTGCCGAAGCATCGCCGAGCGGATCCGCCAGGAAAGGGCCATGTTGAAGAACATCCAGAAAGGAATCGCCTCATGA
- the sulP gene encoding sulfate permease, protein MGPKENKKDAGRVQPAFAPKLFSTLKNYSLALFWGDLSAGVTVGIVALPLAIAFAIASGVTPDRGLTTAIVAGFLISLLGGSRVQIGGPTGAFVVIVYGIVQRYGVNGLLICTLLAGAILILMGALRLGTVIKFIPYPLTVGFTAGIAVVIFSSQIKDFFGIRTEALPADFIEKWAVYFKTFHTVDGKTLAISLLSLAIILLWPRLDGKFSRRVPGSIVAILAVTALVHLFHIPVETIGSRFGSIPAGLPQPTWPQFSLEELKGLIGPAFTVALLGAIESLLSATVADGMIESRHRSNTELIAQGIANLAAPIFGGIPATGAIARTATNVKNGGRTPVAGMIHAATLFLIVLLFGRWASLIPLCVLAAILMVVSYHMSEWHAFKTLLRAPRMDVSVMVATFLLTVLVDLTVAVEIGMLMAVILFMKRMTDVTTVKEITRELRGESFDKEEEERESLARRIPKDVVVYEMEGAFFFGAAELLRDTLNIGQTPPRVLILRLRHVLALDATGLRALRDLRAQCLRNKTQLLLSGTHVQPLFAMEKSGFVEEMGRSNILENIDEALKRAEEILAGQ, encoded by the coding sequence ATGGGACCAAAAGAAAACAAGAAGGACGCCGGCCGAGTCCAGCCGGCCTTCGCCCCCAAACTATTCTCCACCTTGAAAAACTACAGCCTGGCCCTCTTCTGGGGGGACTTGTCGGCCGGGGTCACCGTCGGCATCGTGGCTCTTCCCCTGGCCATCGCCTTCGCCATCGCCTCGGGCGTCACTCCCGACCGGGGCTTGACCACGGCAATCGTCGCCGGCTTCCTCATCTCCTTATTGGGCGGGTCGCGGGTCCAGATCGGCGGGCCGACCGGCGCCTTTGTCGTGATCGTCTACGGGATCGTGCAGCGTTACGGGGTCAATGGGCTGCTGATCTGCACGCTGCTGGCCGGAGCCATCCTCATCCTGATGGGAGCGCTGCGGCTGGGCACCGTCATCAAGTTCATCCCCTACCCGCTCACCGTCGGCTTCACCGCCGGGATCGCGGTGGTGATCTTCTCCTCGCAGATCAAGGATTTCTTCGGGATCCGAACCGAGGCCCTGCCCGCCGATTTCATCGAGAAATGGGCGGTCTACTTCAAGACTTTCCACACCGTGGATGGGAAGACGCTCGCCATCTCCCTGCTCTCGCTGGCGATCATCCTGCTTTGGCCCCGGCTCGACGGCAAATTCAGCCGGCGAGTCCCGGGCTCGATCGTGGCCATCCTCGCGGTGACGGCCTTGGTCCACCTTTTCCACATTCCGGTCGAGACGATCGGCTCGAGGTTCGGCTCGATCCCCGCCGGGTTGCCCCAGCCGACCTGGCCTCAATTCAGCCTGGAGGAGTTGAAGGGCCTGATCGGCCCCGCCTTCACCGTCGCCCTGCTCGGAGCCATCGAGTCGCTGCTTTCAGCCACCGTGGCCGACGGGATGATCGAAAGCCGGCATCGCTCCAACACCGAGCTGATCGCCCAAGGCATCGCCAACTTGGCCGCACCGATCTTCGGCGGGATTCCGGCGACCGGCGCCATCGCCCGAACCGCGACCAACGTCAAGAACGGCGGCCGGACTCCGGTCGCCGGGATGATCCACGCCGCGACCCTTTTCCTGATCGTCCTGCTCTTCGGCCGTTGGGCCAGCCTGATCCCGCTTTGCGTCCTCGCCGCCATCCTCATGGTGGTTTCCTACCACATGAGCGAGTGGCACGCCTTCAAGACCCTCCTGCGGGCGCCGCGAATGGACGTGTCGGTCATGGTGGCCACCTTTCTCTTGACGGTCTTGGTCGACCTCACGGTGGCGGTGGAGATCGGCATGCTGATGGCCGTCATCCTCTTCATGAAACGGATGACCGACGTGACCACCGTGAAGGAGATCACTCGGGAGCTCCGAGGCGAAAGCTTCGACAAGGAAGAAGAAGAGCGGGAATCGTTGGCCCGCCGCATTCCCAAGGACGTCGTGGTCTACGAAATGGAGGGGGCTTTCTTCTTCGGCGCGGCCGAGCTGCTCCGCGACACCCTCAACATCGGGCAAACCCCGCCTCGGGTCCTGATCCTGCGGCTGCGCCACGTGCTGGCGCTGGACGCCACCGGCCTCCGGGCCCTGCGCGACCTCCGCGCCCAATGCCTGCGCAACAAAACCCAGCTCCTCCTCTCCGGGACCCATGTCCAACCGCTCTTTGCCATGGAAAAGTCGGGCTTCGTCGAGGAGATGGGGCGGAGCAACATCCTGGAGAACATCGACGAGGCCCTGAAGCGGGCCGAGGAGATTCTCGCCGGCCAGTAA